A window of Hymenobacter aerilatus contains these coding sequences:
- a CDS encoding GDP-L-fucose synthase family protein: protein MEKNAKIYVAGHRGMVGGALVRRLQQAGYQNIVTRTSKELDLRNKQAVDTFFAEEKPEYVFLAAAKVGGILANNTYRADFLLDNLQIQNNVIQASFDQSVKKLLFLGSSCIYPKMAPQPIKEEYLLTGTLEATNEPYALAKIAGLKLCEAFRDQHGSNYISAMPTNLYGPGDNYDLQNSHVLPALLRKFHEAKESDAPEVEVWGTGTPRREFLHVDDLADACLHLMLHYNGKEPVNVGTGEDLTIRELVELVRDTVGYKGNIRFNTDKPDGTPRKLLDVSKLAEAGWKYKISLPEGIREVYKEAFQAVPAV from the coding sequence ATGGAAAAAAACGCCAAAATATATGTGGCTGGTCACCGCGGCATGGTAGGCGGTGCCTTGGTGCGCAGATTGCAACAAGCCGGCTATCAGAACATTGTGACTCGCACTTCCAAGGAACTGGATCTGCGCAATAAACAAGCAGTAGATACTTTCTTTGCCGAAGAAAAACCAGAGTATGTGTTTTTGGCCGCTGCCAAAGTAGGCGGCATTCTGGCTAACAATACCTACCGCGCCGATTTTCTGCTGGACAACCTGCAGATTCAGAACAATGTCATTCAGGCCAGCTTCGATCAAAGCGTAAAGAAGCTACTGTTCTTGGGTTCGTCGTGCATCTATCCCAAAATGGCGCCTCAGCCTATCAAGGAAGAGTATTTACTAACCGGGACCCTGGAGGCTACCAATGAGCCATACGCCCTGGCCAAAATCGCTGGTCTGAAACTCTGCGAAGCCTTTCGCGACCAGCATGGTAGCAACTATATCTCGGCCATGCCGACCAACCTATATGGTCCCGGCGATAACTACGACTTGCAAAACTCGCACGTCCTACCGGCCTTGCTACGCAAGTTTCACGAAGCTAAGGAAAGCGACGCACCAGAAGTAGAAGTGTGGGGTACAGGCACTCCGCGCCGTGAGTTTCTGCACGTAGACGACCTAGCCGACGCCTGCCTCCACTTAATGCTACACTACAACGGCAAAGAACCCGTGAATGTAGGTACGGGTGAAGACCTGACCATACGCGAACTGGTAGAGCTGGTGCGCGATACGGTAGGCTACAAAGGCAACATTCGCTTTAACACTGATAAGCCTGACGGTACGCCCCGCAAACTACTCGACGTATCGAAGCTAGCAGAAGCTGGATGGAAGTATAAAATTTCGCTACCGGAAGGTATCCGTGAGGTATATAAAGAAGCATTTCAAGCTGTTCCGGCAGTATAA
- a CDS encoding UDP-glucuronic acid decarboxylase family protein, translated as MSDKKRVLITGGAGFLGSHLCDRFLAEGYHVIAMDNLVTGDLQNIEHLFGKEDFEFHHHDVSKFVFVPGKLDYILHFASPASPIDYLKIPIQTLKVGSLGTHNLLGLARVKGARMLIASTSEVYGDPEIHPQVEEYFGNVNPVGPRGCYDEAKRFQEAITMAYHNHHGLETRIVRIFNTYGPRMRLNDGRVLPAFLSQALRGESLTVFGDGSQTRSFCYVDDLIEGIYRLLLSDYALPVNIGNPSEITIKEFGEEIARLTGVEFKPDYRPLPENDPMKRRPDITKAKEILGWEPKVDRSEGLRRTLEYFNEHVSEVMAGKVDNTPRSF; from the coding sequence ATGTCCGACAAAAAACGCGTATTGATTACGGGCGGAGCCGGTTTTCTGGGCTCTCACCTCTGCGACCGGTTCCTGGCGGAAGGCTACCACGTAATTGCCATGGATAACCTGGTAACCGGCGACCTTCAGAACATCGAGCACCTGTTTGGGAAAGAGGACTTCGAATTTCATCACCACGATGTGTCGAAGTTCGTCTTCGTGCCTGGCAAGCTAGATTACATCCTGCATTTCGCCTCGCCCGCGTCGCCCATCGATTATCTCAAGATTCCGATTCAGACCCTGAAAGTAGGCTCTCTAGGTACGCACAATCTGTTGGGGCTGGCCCGCGTGAAAGGTGCCCGTATGCTTATTGCCAGTACCTCGGAGGTATACGGCGACCCGGAGATTCACCCACAGGTAGAAGAGTATTTCGGTAACGTAAATCCCGTAGGGCCCCGCGGTTGCTACGATGAAGCCAAGCGCTTCCAAGAGGCCATCACGATGGCCTACCACAACCACCACGGTCTGGAAACCCGCATCGTACGCATCTTCAATACCTACGGCCCCCGCATGCGTCTCAACGATGGCCGCGTACTACCCGCATTCTTGTCGCAAGCCCTGCGCGGCGAGAGCCTAACGGTTTTTGGCGACGGTTCGCAGACCCGCTCGTTCTGCTATGTCGACGACCTCATTGAGGGGATCTACCGGCTGCTGCTATCAGATTATGCCCTACCCGTCAACATCGGCAACCCGTCGGAGATTACTATCAAGGAGTTCGGCGAGGAAATCGCCCGGTTGACGGGCGTCGAGTTTAAGCCCGACTACCGTCCGCTTCCCGAAAACGACCCTATGAAACGCCGTCCGGATATCACTAAAGCCAAAGAAATTCTGGGCTGGGAACCGAAGGTAGACCGCTCCGAAGGCCTGCGTCGCACGTTGGAGTATTTCAACGAGCACGTAAGCGAGGTAATGGCTGGTAAAGTTGATAACACACCGCGCAGTTTTTAG
- the gmd gene encoding GDP-mannose 4,6-dehydratase yields the protein MAKCALITGITGQDGTYLAELLLSKGYTVHGIKRRASLFNTNRIDHLYQDPHEKDVRFTLHYGDLTDSTNLIRIIQEVQPDEIYNLGAMSHVKVSFDTPEYTADVDGIGTLRLLEAIRILGMTKKTRIYQASTSELYGLVQEVPQRETTPFYPRSPYAVAKMYGFWITVNYREAYDMYACNGILFNHESPLRGETFVTRKITRAVSRIALGLQDCLYLGNLGAKRDWGHAKDYVEAMWRMLQQDKAEDFVIATGVTTTVRDFVRLAFAEVGVELAFEGEDEKEIARVVACNNPDYQLAIGSVVTKVDERYFRPTEVELLIGDPTKAKTKLGWEPKYDLQGLVKEMMQSDLDESRRDEYLREGGHSILKNYAE from the coding sequence ATGGCAAAATGTGCACTCATCACAGGTATTACGGGACAGGATGGTACTTACCTGGCTGAGCTACTGTTAAGCAAAGGCTATACGGTACACGGTATCAAGCGCCGCGCTTCCCTGTTTAATACTAACCGTATTGACCACCTGTACCAAGATCCGCACGAGAAGGATGTACGCTTTACTCTGCATTACGGCGACCTGACAGACTCTACGAACCTGATCCGCATCATTCAGGAAGTGCAGCCCGACGAAATTTACAACCTCGGTGCTATGTCGCACGTGAAAGTGTCGTTTGATACGCCTGAGTATACTGCTGATGTAGATGGTATTGGTACGTTACGTCTGCTGGAGGCTATTCGCATCCTGGGCATGACCAAGAAAACGCGCATCTACCAGGCCTCTACCTCGGAGCTATATGGTTTGGTACAGGAAGTGCCTCAGCGCGAAACGACACCCTTCTACCCTCGTTCGCCCTATGCCGTAGCTAAAATGTATGGCTTCTGGATTACGGTGAATTACCGCGAGGCCTACGACATGTATGCCTGCAACGGTATTCTGTTCAACCACGAAAGCCCCCTGCGTGGCGAGACATTTGTAACGCGTAAGATTACCCGTGCCGTATCACGTATTGCCCTGGGCTTGCAGGACTGTCTCTATTTGGGTAATCTGGGCGCCAAGCGCGACTGGGGCCACGCCAAAGACTACGTGGAAGCGATGTGGCGTATGCTGCAGCAAGACAAGGCTGAAGACTTTGTAATTGCGACTGGCGTAACTACCACCGTGCGTGACTTCGTGCGCTTAGCATTTGCCGAGGTAGGCGTGGAACTGGCTTTCGAGGGCGAAGACGAAAAAGAAATAGCCCGGGTAGTAGCCTGCAATAACCCCGACTACCAGTTAGCAATTGGCTCGGTTGTAACAAAAGTAGACGAGCGTTACTTCCGCCCCACAGAAGTAGAACTGTTGATTGGTGATCCAACCAAAGCGAAAACAAAGCTTGGCTGGGAACCCAAGTATGATTTGCAAGGCTTGGTAAAAGAAATGATGCAGTCGGATCTGGATGAGTCACGCCGCGACGAATACCTGCGCGAAGGTGGTCACTCCATCCTGAAAAACTACGCCGAGTAG